The following nucleotide sequence is from Acyrthosiphon pisum isolate AL4f chromosome A2, pea_aphid_22Mar2018_4r6ur, whole genome shotgun sequence.
ttattggCGTAATAAACTTAcaagcataaaaataaaaataattaagtacctatttcacaatttttatcGGCATAATAGAGAGATGGCCATGGTTATCGACTAATAggcggaaatccattaaaatgtcaaggggctaacattattaacatcaatatCAGCAAGGGGCTTGACAGACTTTTGGGAGaggggggctaagccctctCAACCCCCCCAATTTCCGCCAATGGGTATTGTGTGTTTTATATAAGAATAACCATCAGGACCGGCTCAAGCGATAATAGTGAACaaggcaaaatcaaattttgccgcccctaacaatataatattatcagtattttgaaaatgtcaccCTCTTATTAAAGTGCAGCTTAAGTGCCGCCCTAGGCGTGGGCCTATATCACCTACCCCCTAAGTTGGGCCTGATAaccattataggtattatgataaaataatttcgttAGCGGGCGAACGTAGAACATgctttattatgaatttttatgtcTACAAATTTAATGACAACTATTTTAACAAATAGGTGTTGAactattttgttgaaataattaatacaccATTTTGTTTGTTGATTTTAGGAACTCGGTGAACCCAAAAAACGAAAAAGCGAACTACAGGCACTAATACTAAAAAACATTTGGACTTTGATCAGAATGTATTCGTAAGCGTCCTTTTAcgattttaacttaataaaatattagtacctattaaataagttaacacctatttacctatatacttacatttataaatgCGATGTCATTGCAATAATGCAATTATATATCTACGCCGATCATAATCAGTAATCACCATGTTAAATGTTTGTAAGAAAATAATCTTGATTTTGTGCCACGCATACAAATActgggtgatccatttaacgtaagattTTTCGTTAAGTATTTCAGAAAacattaacctttttttttacttttttatcttCGTACTTGGAGAGAGTATTTAGatctatcaaaataaaattttggaaaatcagattattagttataactattataggtatttaaaaaccctgtaccactccactctgctcaaaaaaactttaaatacttatcaaGTTATAGGTTAGAACTCATAAAACACTTgaccaaaatttgatttttgtatatCAAAGTACTAAAATAAGTTTCTAATTTGAATtaagaagtaaaaaaatgtaaaaaaaaattaaaagtaataacgaTGATTACCcggtattatatgtatatgtatatacatataatatactacaactgCCTCCAGCTACACGTTATTGAGGCTTTGAGTATCCATCATGGCGGTTTAATGTTCACGTTTGGTATGCGTCATAAAATCGACTATAGGTAATTCagttaaatttaagtataggtatccACAATTTGTAATTGAGTGTTGTAAGCAGGATCTCATAAACGGCTAATCGCAATGTAATATGTACTACACCAATTGCATTGCCCGttttcataaatcatttttagtattacaataatactaaacaTCAAAGTTCGaaggtacctaataagtaataactaataagatatttatatgtatatatacagttACCAATATCGAGGTTTTTGGCAatcaggggcggctccaggggGGTTGGGGTGGATAGAGCCCCCCCCCCAGcagtatttttaaacaattttatactgttaaaaacaaaattacaaaaataatgNNNNNNNNNNNNNNNNNNNNNNNNNNNNNNNNNNNNNNNNNNNNNNNNNNNNNNNNNNNNNNNNNNNNNNNNNNNNNNNNNNNNNNNNNNNNNNNNNNNNNNNNNNNNNNNNNNNNNNNNNNNNNNNNNNNNNNNNNNNNNNNNNNNNNNNNNNNNNNNNNNNNNNNNNNNNNNNNNNNNNNNNNNNNNNNNNNNNNNNNNNNNNNNNNNNNNNNNNNNNNNNNNNNNNNNNNNNNNNNNNNNNNNNNNNNNNNNNNNNNNNNNNNNNNNNNNNNNNNNNNNNNNNNNNNNNNNNNNNNNNNNNNNNNNNNNNNNNNNNNNNNNNNNNNNNNNNNNNNNNNNNNNNNNNNNNNNNNNNNNNNNNNNNNNNNNNNNNNNNNNNNNNNNNNNNNNNNNNNNNNNNNNNNNNNNNNNNNNNNNNNNNNNNNNNNNNNNNNNNNNNNNNNNNNNNNNNNNNNNNNNNNNNNNNNNNNNNNNNNNNNNNNNNNNNNNNNNNNNNNNNNNNNNNNNNNNNNNNNNNNNNNNNNNNNNNNNNNNNNNNNNNNNNNNNNNNNNNNNNNNNNNNNNNNNNNNNNNNNNNNNNNNNNNNNNNNNNNNNNNNNNNNNNNNNNNNNNNNNNNNNNNNNNNNNNNNNNNNNNNNNNNNNNNNNNNNNNNNNNNNNNNNNNNNNNNNNNNNNNNNNNNNNNNNNNNNNNNNNNNNNNNNNNNNNNNNNNNNNNNNNNNNNNNNNNNNtagaaaataaactaaaaaaattgaaaactgacaatgttcgtaaacagctcaaaaagagtcaaattattttcaaaattttatcgtgtatagaaaatgctaatataaagattcagtggaattttcaagtatctacagtcattcgttttttaattacaacaaaataagaaaatcgtaacatgataaatccagtgaatatcaagtgttgtaaaaataggaatttcaaatgctcataaaaatatattaacattcagtcaaaatttcatgagcctacggtaatttgtttaagagttgcaccaaaaaccataatcaattttctcgaaaacagattttgcctAAGAATTCCcgcttttccttaatttttattttgtttttcacggcgcttttgaaaactactggaaaatttttactttggacccccccaagtaccaactagattcactttcctattagaaaagaaactgttgaagaaaatccaagcacttttactgtcttaaaaggtgatgacagacacaaaaaaaaaaattaaaaaattataaaaaaaacacatcattgtaaaattaatacatttatctttcctctcagaatctaaaatgtaaataatataattgtgtgtttttttttattggtcttaaactcggcaaattgtgtttattaagaaattaaatgtatgtatatactcgggaaaaggacagaaaaacagtagttaaataaatttttttggaccccccccttgaataaatcctggttgcgccactgtcTCCTAATATGGTTTATGGCAACAGTAAGACACTAATAAGACAGTAAGACATTCTCTGCAGTGTAGTTGTCAATGAAAAGTGAACACCGTTAAGCTCATAATCgtcgtgaaaatattatactgtggtCGTTCAACTAAAAGGAATAATTTTTGCTTTCcggtaaaatttagaaaaaggGACATTAGACATTAGTGCTCTTGAGTTTTAATGGGACGCccgtgatataatattgtataatataaagtacgaacgtaataattatatatacatgtttaatatgtgttatattataatttttactatttcaaaGTATGTGATAGGTACATACGTTGCCCGGTATTTGGCCAGTACCTACAACtgaatatatatgaataatatttatacagccCACTTACATTCCACGGCAGTCGCAGTGCATCGCGCGTTATTTGTTGAACGTTGGATAATTTCGATCTTTCTACAATtccaaataacatattatactttacacgagtaatctgatattatattatatgttaatatgcCGAATACGCAATCCGTTGTCTACACGCATGCAACTTGGGTGCGGCTATATGCACGCTCAACGATAATACacgatgtatatataataaacatatgtaGGAGTTGCAGGTAACGCGGGAGAATTATTCtggttcatttttataatatcgtatataatattattacctagcaTATTATGTAAGACATTCGAATTTTAAACGTAATTATTAACGATTTCTACCATACCTGACTGCaacaatcgtaataataataataataatagtaagtaattaagaaaaaataattctaactgATCCCCCACCGCTATATTCCTATAGTTATAgtgttagttataataaatggttCTATCTTCTATGGTCGGCAACACATATACCGGAAggcttttacattttttcaacatGTCGAAATTGACGAAATCGTTTAGATTCGTGGAAGTGACGGTCCAGacgatacaaaataaaaataaataatcatttgaataatttattcgtgtttttttttaatattgctttGTAAGTTCTAtaggccataatattatattttataaaagcatTAGCCATTAAACAACATTTaaccgtgtttttttttttagaaataaacgGATAAACGTAAAACGgcttatgaattaaaacaaCTACATTCGCTAGctaatatcaacataataaataatgataataagctTTGTCGCATTAGTTTGGTATTTTTAGCTAGTAATTAGTATCTATTCTGTATActgttgtataaattaattagtataattattatatattgacatagtcgaataataataaataaatgtctgTGTTTTGCGTTTGTTTACAGCTTATCATTTTCTGTATTCGCATGCGTAATTCTGTTTCCTTTGGCCGTGCACTGGTCGTTTGCGGCATACCCAAATTATAAGGTGCCCATAATGGTGCATAACGAAGATTTAGGTGACTACAATAATGATACGATCGAACCTATGAGTAATATGTTCATCAGTCGTCACTTGAAATGGTTTCTCCCTGTGGTCAGtgaaatagtttttatacttaTGACCTACCAACACACACGAGCAtcatattgtttataggtatactgtCCACTGTCTATAGGCTGTATAATAACGTGTATATAACTTTTACAGCTAACTTTTGGCTTAAACTCCAATTTGTGTTAGTTTCCTGAATTATTGGTTATTTGTATAGTGAACTTCAGGGGTGGTTCCAGGGGGGGTCTAGGGGCAGCCCTCAAGGCCCAAAACCcgtatttctaaataaaagacttgaatttgtgttgtaaaaattgttgttttgtatttgttattataaattttgtgaaagttataactattaggtCTCCCCCCAACCAAGTCTCTGGAACCATCCCTGGTGAACTTGTCAACACtttaacagtattatattacaaattacagtaATTGTAACACACATAcacgatatatattttttttatgaatgccaataaaattgtatttgttgagtaaaaaaccTTGAAGATTTAATACaaggattttaatatattgttacaatgacatttgaaaaatataaaaatccagtcacaatttttttttacaagcatatAAAGTTCAAATGCTAACAAAACacgaaaaatcacgaaaacgtacaaattattttgagttagaaattcataaaaatttttatttttaaatctaatatttgaaaatgtaatacaatattcatcataagtttgtctacctttatcaacaaaaaaaatgtctacaagaaagtcgaattaaatttttttgtgcatttgaagttcatatttttacattggatATTCTAGCGATTTCTTatgtagcaattttcttattttgttttaattaaaaaacgaataactttatatacatgggaatttcactgaatgtttatattcttattttctatacaccatacaattttaaaaatattttgactctatTTGATATGTTTacggataatttaaaattacaatttttttagttttttttttataaatattacttaataaaattttattttttggaccaaaaagcgtgaaaatataattatacaaggctccttatataatgatacaatagcaattgaaaatattaaaaatacatattcacaattttttttttataagcatttaaagttcgatttttgacgaaatatatcaaatataaaatttaataattattttgtagttaaaaatttaaagatattcaacttttatagctaaggattgaaaatttaaaacaaggttccgcgtaaatatataggttgtatataaattactttattcacaataatatcattatatatagtacctatatacttagtaatattatagactgactgaccgtcttcgctcagaatcgtttttcctatacgcgtaatgataatatatcattgaattcaaatttaacacaacctattacaatgacccacttgttaACATACTGGAGTACTGGACAGCAGAGTGATACCCACTTAcctacttttagattctgagcggagcgaggaaactattggttttacaatgatgtttattttttttttttatatcctgtatacaaaatttctaccagaacaacatatagtaccttatcttttagcaaattgaatcAAGATGGTTCCTACTTTAGAgaagtcatttttcgattttctcaatagttatttaatgccacgggaaaaaccgccgaaaaattacgaaaaagcgctaaaaatgggattttaatttctaaaactttGTGTAtcgccatagaaacgaataaaaaattataatataataataattcaacttaaatgataaaataaataataacaatatcaaatatccagactgacaaaccgtctccgctcagaatcttttttcttatacaatgatagtatatcattgaattcaagtctaatataatccattatacaatgacacacttgtaatctactgtacagcagagtgacatccacttatctgattttttttaatttaaattactttttatgtaaaattatagtaaaatttacCTAATAGGTAAACAAGGGGTCTCCAACCTACGGCCAGTGGACCGAATCCGACTCGCAAGGGTTTTTCACTGGCCCGCCAAgctaattaatgttttgaaaataatttattcattatataattttcatttagttttcattaaattactATTCTAAGCTGTTACGAATAATCAccgaaagaaaaaataataaattatttttatttaatcaattcaataaattaaattcttttgGTGTTCTTCGTAAAACAGCTTATAATAATCACTTATACCTATCGAGCGTATAGACCAAGTACAAACACTAACTTATAATAGAAGAActcattataaaataagaaaagtatataaacaaacattaatttttctaaataaatcttATCTATTCTACAATTTCTTAACCATCTATTCCTCTAAAAATGTTGGCTCGCGACGCCAAAGCGTATCTCAATTTTGGACCGCTGTAAAAAAAGGTTGGAGAGCCCTGCTCTAAACACttaaactacaattattatttggagTACCCTAGTgtagattattttattgtatctatataatattataatatcgttcaaCTTAATAGTGAATTAGTaagattttagtatttaaaaacagtgTTTTAGGTCGCACAGTCATGACGGACTGAAACTTAATTGAGACTTGATTTTgtctaaatctaaaataatatatattttataacatatttaaattagagTGCCTaccattcattattattaattgttaatcacattatattaattattacgtatatagatgtatacttaaaaatcatcaaataaattatattattacaggaaGTACTCGAAGATGCTGAAATGGAAAGCAGTCAGTGCTTACTgtactttaataaaaactatacggTGGCTCTGCGACGGCGAatcgaaagaaaaataaaaaacaacgcTGATTTTGAAAATAGTCAGATGGTGATCACAATGAACATGACCGGTATGgcggtataatacaatattcactTATATATAAAACGAGCAATAGACTTTAATGTAAGGGGCCGGAGTCCTCTAAGCTTCTTAAGAagtactttaaatatataatagacaaGTAGTTAGGAGGTAGGTTCCTACTTAAAAACTAGAATAAAATCCGTAagtttgtattatacctacttataaagtttattattatattataacaacagtTTTGTGTTGCCTACTCGAAAatcattatgtaaattattataggtaactatcAAGTAATAAATAGGTCCGGGACTtattacaatttcatatttttttataatagtttgaaaatttgattgGTCAGATAAATATGTACTGTATTTAACAACTAACAACACCAAAACACCaagcaaatttgaatattaagttattttttcgaTAACGTTCATTTATCgtgattataatgatatacttaACGTATCGTACAAATAATGCAtcattttgatgaatttataaaaattaacaatataaaattgatgctatttttctaaaaaataaagtcTACCAAGCACTATACGTCTATAAGTGCAGTTtagaatatcataaaatatggcGAAAAATAAGAAGACGAACCTAAAGATTtaagcataaataataatactaaaaatagtcCAACTTCGATTGATGAAGTTTTTCTTCGTACAACAATTTTCTGACCTCAAATAGGTGTTTATTTTAGTATGAAAACGTCAAATATTGTTAACTGTACAAGTACCTACTtcaataaaatttccaatttaaaaacaatgttttttttttttttttgtttattaaatgttttattcaatctgttacacaaataacaataagaacaattgagGAATAATAAAAGTAACAAAGTAGATATAACAGATTGTAAAAGTCACCTTCCATTGGAGGTACTACATTaaaagagaataaaaaaaaaacatgagtattaaagaaatttaattaGTCAGTAGGTTTCTACACCATTTGCGCTTTAGCCGTTTTGGAGGATTTCCTGGGATAGTCAAGGAAGAAATATCGTGCATGAGTGGGTTTCTATGGTTTAAGAGACGGTTGTGAAATCTTTTGTAGTGTGTTTTAACCACGTCTGCAACAAAGGGTATGGAGAGGTCGTGATGTAGTGTGTGGTTGGAAACGTAATATTGTGCTTTAGTGATTTGTCTTAGAGTTTTAGATTGATAGGTTTGTATTCTATTGATGTTAGTAGGCTTTGCTGAACCCCAGAGCTGTATACCATAGACCCATATAGGTTTTAGTAGCATTTTGTACATAAGGAGCTTGTTATTCAGACGAATATGTCTGGAGGTCAGTAGGTGTCTTCGTTGGCGGCTACGATCGTTAAGCGTTAAACGTTTGGAGCGTATATGAGGGGCCCGTGTAAGCCGGCGGTCTAGGGTTAGTCCAagatatttgacattttgaGAGTAGGGTAGAGGTTGATTATTGAGGAGTGATTGTGGACAGTCTCTGGGGcgaaaaacaatgtttaaataattattttaaaattgatgattcaacattttatatattgtttttagaaCCTATACAAGAAGACTATTATAGGTAATCGATATCCCAATTAATGTATCTAGATGTCATCAATTCAcgcattttttatattcattcatTTTGTTGAGAAAATATTGGACTGTGTACtatgaaattattgtcacaatgataaattattaattactagagATGTGCACGGAAGTTGTTATGTatagtgtgtatgtgtgtgtaagGAAAAggaacatattaacatattaatgaGTGCTTGCGAGCGGTTTTTTAAGTTACCCATATGCCATATGGCCAGTCAAAACCTGTGCCCCctttattaaaaactgaaatgatgccaaataggtacctatttaacaatattttgaccATATTAGCTATACACAATTAGTAAAAATCCCTAGACCCTTTAGTAGTAGTAATTACTGATTAGTAATAACATACTTCTTACATAGTCACATACCTGGGGTTAAGCCATGTGTAAAAACAGTTCAACCCCCATGTAGTGATGTCACAAGGAATAAAAGTCACatatctactatatattatattatatagacgggCAAAAATCTGCTGTCGTTAAGGATCAACTAACGGAACTCTATAAACAATTTCTATCGGACTACGCGCACAACATGATGACGGAATACGTTACGAACATCAATGATGATTCTATAAAGGTGACATTGCTGACTAGTGACTAGTACTtggttgtatacttgtattttgTAGACGTCTTGTATACTAAGCTGGGGTATATATTTATGCagaacttttattttatctatagttTTCACAGAACATTACGGTGACGTACGACAACAACCACGAATATCCTATTTACGGACGATTTGTAAATTCAGGACTGATTGTCATGTAAGTATAACAACCTGTCTGtcctatctatattctatagtacTAAGCTTATCTACATACGAGACGTGCGAAGGGGGGTACTTGTTGTGCTTGGCCATATCCTGCCATTTTGAAATTGGGACAGAGTCAGCCGAGTCAGGGGCCCAAATTTTAtctgttgttttttaaaaaaaaaattaataataaaattgttccgtgttattatatcatgtaagtagtatgtaaaattgtaacatAAGTACATCATTTTATATTTGCGCGTAAAACCCATCGTTTATAATAGGCGAGTTACCAAGACCCAAAACCCGgtgtttaaaactattttggCAATTATTAAGTCTTTTAGGTATttgatatttagtatttacaggACAATAAATAACTtccaagttcaaattttgatttatatttggtacataattaaataattcaatactttAACTATCTACCGATCTACCTAATATactgtgtgtgtatatatatatatatattttcatattgtataaatgttaataaataataatgttattgttattataatttaatagtacctacccatatgtaatagccaataggtacgtactaccattgattataaatagtatttataatgaatGGGGTactacgtacatattataaaaataaaattaattaatacctatacacacatattatataggtaccaaaaaataTAGGTTATTTTACCTAATTCACATAGATGACAGAATTACATAAGTGCACAGAGAAATGGCTTATTAATCTCGGTGACTGGACATGTagccaaaaaatgtataatataataatggccCTCACGGCCCACGGGTCACGACTGAAAACAACAAGGTATATAGTTAGATACGTACATAAAATGTACAAGGCGGGAGGTATTCGCGAGCATTTAATCTTTTTCTCTCCCTTCTATTTTCCCGAGGTACCGAGATAGACATTgtaagtatacactatacaatatatacatattaattatacactgGTGCTTAGtgttcaaaattgtattgtatattcgTATCCCTAAAGACAAATTATACTACACCgctctcatattataataataatattatgtgtgtgc
It contains:
- the LOC115034086 gene encoding uncharacterized protein LOC115034086, translating into MVHNEDLGDYNNDTIEPMSNMFISRHLKWFLPVEVLEDAEMESSQCLLYFNKNYTVALRRRIERKIKNNADFENSQMVITMNMTDGQKSAVVKDQLTELYKQFLSDYAHNMMTEYVTNINDDSIKFSQNITVTYDNNHEYPIYGRFVNSGLIVILAFFFHGGIAVRLQQVTGENCYYDGRTSYLARLAVQVPIAIVWNAFMVVHVHFLYDIISPHLYYVFLGLLLVSVCGIHLGNKLDYNLLLRYNRSCTFVKTFDLGNFVVKL